A section of the Streptomyces sp. V3I8 genome encodes:
- the bagI gene encoding AfsR/SARP family transcriptional regulator BagI/FevR — translation MTNGGEQIEISGIRRQKLLAALLLQPNQTVSLDRLVDAMWDDKPPASAHGQIRICVSGLRRLLRGGERDSVIETHPSCYRINVHDEDALDLFTFERLVSQGRAMVRDNQLERAERLLKSALALWRGPVVAGLDSPALASLVVKLHEDRLTLQEEYFDVALKLGRHQQIIGDLSGFVTENPFRERACAQLMLALYHSGRQADALETFRTTRMRFSEDLGIEPTRDLHVLHQSILAGQLSSTAARPSASVAPPSPHANGHRGRPACLSLLSQASPDITGDPMEQLRLENDLLRMERDGLRGILSLWLDLNDGDAGAAAS, via the coding sequence GTGACGAACGGAGGGGAACAGATCGAAATAAGCGGGATCCGCCGGCAGAAGTTACTGGCGGCGCTGCTTCTTCAGCCGAATCAGACGGTCAGCCTGGACCGGCTCGTCGACGCCATGTGGGACGACAAGCCGCCCGCGTCCGCCCACGGACAGATCCGCATCTGCGTCTCCGGTCTTCGCCGCCTGCTCAGGGGAGGAGAGCGCGACAGCGTGATCGAGACCCATCCCTCCTGCTACCGGATCAACGTCCACGACGAGGACGCCCTGGACCTGTTCACGTTCGAACGGCTGGTCTCCCAGGGACGGGCGATGGTCCGCGACAACCAGCTGGAGCGCGCCGAGAGGCTGCTGAAATCGGCGCTCGCGCTGTGGCGCGGACCGGTCGTGGCGGGCCTCGACAGCCCGGCGCTGGCCTCGCTCGTCGTCAAGCTCCACGAGGACCGGCTGACCCTGCAGGAGGAGTACTTCGACGTGGCGCTGAAGCTGGGGCGCCACCAGCAGATCATCGGCGATCTGTCCGGCTTCGTCACCGAGAACCCCTTCAGGGAACGCGCCTGTGCCCAGCTGATGCTCGCGCTGTACCACTCGGGTCGCCAGGCGGACGCCCTGGAGACCTTCCGCACCACCAGGATGCGGTTCTCCGAGGACCTCGGCATCGAGCCGACCCGCGACCTGCACGTCCTGCACCAGTCGATCCTGGCGGGACAGCTCTCCTCCACGGCCGCACGCCCTTCGGCCTCGGTGGCACCGCCCTCTCCCCACGCGAACGGCCACCGGGGTCGTCCGGCCTGCCTCTCACTGCTCTCACAGGCCTCGCCGGACATCACCGGCGACCCGATGGAGCAGCTGCGGCTGGAGAACGACCTGCTCCGCATGGAACGCGACGGGCTCCGCGGGATCCTGTCCCTGTGGCTGGACCTGAACGACGGCGATGCAGGCGCCGCGGCCTCCTGA
- the bagJ gene encoding bagremycin/ferroverdin transporter BagJ/FevB, translated as MTTNSAVQAPPRTAPGAGSTGLRLGALFGPVIFGVTAAGVALPDVAMEMEVRPAVAGWVLTAHALALGVGTAFFGRLSEKWGVRNTLLTGALFLAVGAVLCLVAPGFGTLIAGRFVQAVGSGAITSSALTLASAAAPALRTKILAIFGASMALFSSTATLMGGMVTDWLDWRLTLVLPALSLLMVPFCLELAASRPGYGKAVDVTGGVLLSAGATSLLLLIQASSLDLDTLPVIGLAVLLVVSVAGLLVHIGRRPDGFLPRELATDRTFLTSAMIGVGGYAGLFAAMYAVPQILAMQYGWGVFKIGAWLLPGAVVGAVAARVASKLAAGKGGSLLLAVTAVSCAVFLGIVGLVDGGIVVMLIGTSMGMATFAATQVLTTAVLSSRLEPAQRGGAMGVLNLLFFVGGGIGSAAAGTLSEHMDLTSALAVVAVLPLLAGLIALTLPPARVQQEA; from the coding sequence ATGACGACCAACAGTGCGGTGCAGGCCCCGCCGCGAACCGCACCCGGTGCGGGCTCCACCGGACTCAGGCTCGGAGCGCTCTTCGGCCCCGTGATCTTCGGGGTGACCGCCGCGGGCGTGGCGCTGCCCGACGTCGCCATGGAGATGGAGGTCCGCCCTGCCGTCGCCGGCTGGGTGCTGACCGCGCACGCCCTCGCGCTCGGTGTGGGCACCGCGTTCTTCGGGCGGCTCTCCGAGAAGTGGGGGGTGCGCAACACCCTCCTCACCGGCGCCCTGTTCCTCGCCGTGGGCGCGGTCCTGTGCCTGGTCGCCCCGGGCTTCGGCACCTTGATCGCCGGCCGGTTCGTGCAGGCGGTGGGCTCCGGCGCCATCACCTCCAGCGCCCTCACGCTCGCCTCGGCGGCGGCGCCCGCACTCCGGACGAAGATCCTGGCCATCTTCGGCGCGTCCATGGCGCTGTTCTCCTCCACCGCCACCCTCATGGGCGGCATGGTGACGGACTGGCTGGACTGGCGGCTGACCCTGGTGCTGCCGGCGCTCTCCTTGCTGATGGTGCCCTTCTGCCTGGAGCTCGCGGCCTCCCGCCCTGGCTACGGCAAGGCCGTCGACGTGACCGGTGGGGTCCTGCTGAGCGCCGGCGCGACCTCGCTGCTCCTGCTCATCCAAGCCTCCTCCCTCGACCTCGACACCTTGCCGGTGATCGGACTGGCAGTGCTCCTCGTGGTGTCGGTGGCCGGCCTGCTGGTGCACATCGGCAGGCGGCCCGACGGCTTCCTCCCCCGTGAACTGGCCACCGACCGCACCTTCCTGACCTCCGCGATGATCGGCGTGGGCGGCTACGCCGGACTGTTCGCCGCGATGTACGCGGTGCCGCAGATCCTTGCCATGCAGTACGGCTGGGGCGTGTTCAAGATCGGTGCCTGGCTGCTGCCGGGCGCGGTCGTCGGCGCCGTGGCCGCTCGTGTGGCCAGCAAGCTCGCCGCCGGCAAGGGCGGCAGCCTGCTGCTCGCCGTGACCGCCGTGAGCTGCGCGGTGTTCCTCGGCATCGTCGGTCTCGTCGACGGCGGCATCGTCGTCATGCTCATCGGCACCTCCATGGGCATGGCGACGTTCGCCGCTACGCAGGTGCTCACCACCGCCGTGCTCTCCAGCCGCCTCGAGCCCGCTCAGCGCGGTGGCGCCATGGGCGTGCTCAACCTGCTGTTCTTCGTGGGCGGCGGTATCGGCTCGGCCGCGGCCGGGACCCTCTCCGAGCACATGGACCTCACCAGCGCGCTCGCCGTCGTCGCGGTTCTCCCGCTGCTGGCCGGCCTGATCGCCTTGACGCTCCCGCCCGCCCGGGTGCAGCAGGAGGCCTGA
- the bagL gene encoding MarR family transcriptional regulator BagL/FevM translates to MTNTSPRPRPQLEEALPHQLRRAGQTWTALWQQRLPDLTSPQFAVLLALDDHGSLDQSALGALAAVDRSTLTVLLDRLEARGLLTKEMDPANRRRRIVALTGAGRRRLAEAVEEAARLHARVEELLGEKRMGQLVEMLRVLGDMPQSTSPQ, encoded by the coding sequence ATGACGAACACAAGCCCCCGACCGCGGCCACAACTGGAAGAGGCGCTGCCGCATCAGCTGCGCCGGGCCGGACAGACCTGGACGGCGCTGTGGCAGCAGCGCCTGCCCGACCTGACCAGTCCTCAGTTCGCGGTGCTGCTCGCCCTGGACGACCACGGCAGCCTGGATCAGTCCGCGCTGGGTGCCCTGGCAGCCGTCGACCGTTCCACGCTCACCGTCCTGCTGGACCGTCTGGAGGCGCGCGGCCTGCTGACCAAGGAGATGGACCCGGCGAACCGCAGACGCCGCATCGTCGCCCTCACCGGCGCCGGCCGCCGGCGCCTGGCCGAGGCGGTCGAGGAGGCCGCGCGACTGCACGCGCGGGTGGAGGAGCTGCTGGGCGAGAAGCGGATGGGGCAACTGGTCGAGATGCTCCGTGTCCTGGGCGACATGCCGCAGTCCACTTCCCCTCAATAG
- the bagM gene encoding bagremycin/ferroverdin biosynthesis UbiX family decarboxylase BagM/FevK, with the protein MRLIVGMTGATGAALGVRLLTELRGNPQVETHLVLSRWARTTVELETGLSAREVAALADVTYSPDDQGAAISSGSFPADGMVIVPCSMKTLAGIRAGYGEGLMVRAADVTLKERRRMVLVPRETPLNEIHLSNMLELARMGVSIVPPMPAFYNRPESVDDIVGHIVMRVLDQFGLGTAGARRWDGFPRPPAGPAADAPATRHNGTKQRSARS; encoded by the coding sequence ATGCGACTGATCGTGGGAATGACCGGCGCCACCGGTGCGGCGCTGGGCGTTCGGCTGCTCACCGAGTTGCGCGGGAACCCGCAGGTGGAGACGCATCTGGTGCTCAGCCGCTGGGCGCGCACGACGGTGGAGCTGGAGACCGGGCTGAGCGCCCGCGAGGTGGCCGCGCTGGCCGACGTCACCTACTCGCCCGACGACCAGGGGGCGGCGATCTCCTCCGGCTCGTTCCCCGCCGACGGCATGGTGATCGTCCCGTGCAGCATGAAGACGCTGGCCGGCATCCGGGCCGGGTACGGCGAAGGGCTGATGGTCCGCGCCGCCGACGTGACGCTCAAGGAGCGGCGCCGGATGGTTCTGGTGCCGCGGGAGACGCCGCTCAACGAGATCCATCTGTCGAACATGCTGGAACTCGCCCGCATGGGCGTCTCGATCGTGCCGCCCATGCCCGCCTTCTACAACCGGCCGGAGTCGGTGGACGACATCGTCGGCCACATCGTCATGCGAGTCCTCGACCAGTTCGGGCTCGGGACCGCCGGCGCCCGGCGCTGGGACGGCTTCCCGCGGCCGCCGGCCGGCCCCGCGGCCGACGCCCCCGCGACACGCCACAACGGCACGAAACAGAGGAGCGCCCGTTCATGA
- the bagN gene encoding bagremycin/ferroverdin biosynthesis UbiD family decarboxylase BagN/FevL has translation MTDPTADPTTSPTTDPTAGPVIRFGELRGYLDALEALGDLHRVTRPVSADLEAAAISRLSCERQSAAPLFENVEGVAPGFRLLGAPAALSSAPGKPLARVALSVGLPAGTTAAELVDHLARTREAKPVPPRPVAREDAPCKQNVLLGDDATLDRFPVPRVHEFDGGPYANTWGIIVARTPDGRWTNWSIARIMLIDGRHMTGLVIPAQHIGMIWSQWVEIGEPMPYALVQGGDPAIPFVGGVPLPPGVDEAGYIGALHGEPVDVVRCETVDLEVPAGAEIVIEGHLSVGRDAREGPFGEFAGYGSTETSMQPVYTVEAITHRDDPIWPLVAEGRPVDEFHTVTGVGQAAEVLAELRAAGLPVTTAWSPLRAASHWMVVTVPRDWRERLPGVDSAALTHRIGKVLSGSHSGRATAATFVLDDDIDPADDTDLLWALATRIHPLDRAEAWYGFVHPLLNCYTREERAAQSGPIVFHDGLLSAPGEDRLPHSSFAQAYPERIRRRVLEHWAD, from the coding sequence ATGACCGACCCCACGGCCGACCCCACGACCAGCCCCACGACCGACCCCACGGCCGGGCCGGTGATCCGGTTCGGTGAACTGCGCGGTTACCTCGACGCACTGGAGGCCCTCGGCGACCTGCACCGCGTCACACGACCGGTGAGCGCCGACCTGGAAGCCGCCGCGATCAGCCGTCTGTCCTGCGAACGGCAGTCCGCCGCCCCGCTGTTCGAGAACGTCGAGGGCGTCGCGCCGGGCTTCCGGTTGCTCGGGGCGCCCGCCGCGCTCAGCTCCGCTCCCGGCAAGCCGCTGGCCCGGGTCGCCCTGTCCGTCGGCCTGCCCGCCGGGACCACCGCCGCCGAACTGGTCGACCACCTGGCCCGCACCCGCGAGGCGAAGCCCGTGCCCCCTCGGCCGGTCGCACGGGAGGACGCGCCCTGCAAGCAGAACGTGCTGCTGGGCGACGACGCCACCCTCGACCGCTTCCCGGTGCCCCGGGTCCACGAGTTCGACGGCGGACCCTACGCCAACACCTGGGGCATCATCGTCGCCAGGACACCGGACGGCCGGTGGACCAACTGGTCCATCGCCCGGATCATGCTGATCGACGGCAGGCACATGACCGGCCTGGTGATTCCGGCGCAGCACATCGGCATGATCTGGTCGCAGTGGGTGGAGATCGGCGAGCCGATGCCGTACGCGCTGGTGCAGGGCGGCGACCCGGCCATCCCGTTCGTCGGGGGCGTTCCGCTGCCGCCGGGAGTCGACGAGGCCGGCTACATCGGGGCGCTGCACGGCGAGCCGGTCGACGTCGTGCGGTGCGAGACGGTGGATCTGGAGGTGCCCGCGGGCGCGGAGATCGTCATCGAGGGGCATCTGTCCGTCGGCCGCGACGCGCGGGAGGGACCGTTCGGCGAGTTCGCCGGATACGGCTCCACCGAGACGTCGATGCAGCCGGTGTACACGGTCGAGGCCATCACCCACCGCGACGACCCGATCTGGCCGCTGGTGGCCGAGGGCCGGCCGGTGGACGAGTTCCACACCGTGACGGGCGTCGGTCAGGCGGCCGAAGTCCTGGCGGAGCTGCGCGCCGCCGGGCTGCCGGTCACCACTGCCTGGTCGCCCCTGCGTGCGGCGTCGCACTGGATGGTGGTCACCGTCCCCCGGGACTGGCGGGAGCGGCTGCCCGGTGTCGACTCCGCCGCACTCACGCACCGGATCGGCAAGGTGCTCTCCGGGTCCCACTCGGGCCGCGCCACGGCGGCCACCTTCGTCCTGGACGACGACATCGACCCGGCCGACGACACCGACCTGCTGTGGGCACTGGCCACCCGGATCCACCCCCTGGACCGGGCGGAGGCGTGGTACGGATTCGTCCACCCGCTGCTGAACTGCTACACACGCGAGGAGCGCGCCGCCCAGTCCGGCCCGATCGTCTTCCACGACGGGTTGCTGTCCGCCCCCGGCGAGGACCGGCTCCCGCACAGTTCCTTCGCCCAGGCGTATCCGGAGCGGATCCGCCGCCGGGTCCTCGAACACTGGGCCGACTGA
- a CDS encoding prephenate dehydrogenase, with amino-acid sequence MRTALVIGAGLIGTSAALALAGRGVVVHLADHDPDRARTAAALGAGSDEPPPGPVDLALVCVPPAHTASVLAGAMRTGTARGYADVASVKGGPRRELEDLGLDLRSYIGTHPMAGKESSGPLGASADLFEGRPWVLTPTPDTDTEALNLALELVALCRAVPVIMDAAAHDRAVALVSHTPQLISSMVAARLQAADETAVRLCGQGIRDVTRIAASDPRMWIEILSANPGPVAEVLAGVAADLEETVESLRALQSADESKRRGGAAGIEEVLRRGGAGRARVPGKHGEAPASYATVAVLVSDQPGELARIFADAGRAGVNVEDIRIDHATGRQAGLVQLMVSPAAAPALTAALSERGWSIRR; translated from the coding sequence ATGAGGACCGCCCTGGTCATCGGGGCCGGTCTGATCGGTACGTCCGCGGCGCTGGCGCTCGCCGGACGCGGCGTCGTCGTCCATCTGGCCGACCACGACCCGGACCGGGCCCGGACCGCGGCGGCCCTCGGCGCCGGCAGCGACGAGCCACCCCCCGGCCCGGTGGACCTCGCGCTCGTCTGCGTGCCGCCCGCGCACACCGCCTCCGTGCTGGCCGGGGCCATGCGCACGGGGACGGCGCGCGGGTACGCCGACGTCGCCAGCGTCAAGGGCGGGCCCCGGCGCGAGCTGGAGGACCTGGGACTCGATCTGCGCTCGTACATCGGCACCCATCCCATGGCGGGCAAGGAGAGTTCCGGCCCCCTCGGGGCGAGCGCCGATCTGTTCGAGGGCCGGCCCTGGGTGCTCACCCCGACGCCGGACACCGACACGGAGGCGCTGAACCTCGCCCTGGAACTGGTCGCGCTCTGCCGCGCCGTGCCCGTGATCATGGACGCCGCCGCCCACGACCGGGCCGTCGCCCTCGTCTCGCACACGCCGCAGCTCATCTCCTCGATGGTCGCCGCCCGGCTGCAGGCCGCCGACGAGACGGCGGTACGGCTGTGCGGCCAGGGCATCCGCGACGTCACCCGGATCGCCGCGTCCGACCCGCGGATGTGGATCGAGATCCTCTCGGCCAACCCGGGTCCCGTCGCGGAGGTGCTCGCGGGGGTGGCGGCCGACCTGGAGGAGACCGTCGAGTCGCTGCGCGCCCTGCAGTCCGCCGACGAGTCCAAACGGCGCGGCGGCGCGGCGGGCATCGAGGAGGTCCTGCGCCGGGGCGGAGCGGGCCGGGCCAGGGTGCCCGGCAAGCACGGCGAGGCGCCCGCCTCCTATGCGACGGTGGCCGTCCTCGTCAGTGACCAGCCGGGCGAACTGGCCCGCATCTTCGCGGACGCCGGGCGCGCGGGCGTCAACGTCGAGGACATACGCATCGACCACGCGACCGGCCGGCAGGCGGGCCTGGTCCAGCTGATGGTGAGCCCCGCGGCGGCCCCCGCCCTGACCGCCGCCCTGAGTGAACGCGGCTGGTCGATCCGCCGTTGA
- a CDS encoding aldehyde dehydrogenase family protein — MTDTTPAAAPHAAVFTTYSPATGEPIAEHPVHGPEAVSRATVRARTVQAGWAALPAARRREHLLRWKKALATELDTVARTIAEETGKPAGDAALEVVLTLEHLGWAARNADRVLRRRKVRTGPFALHQRASLVHRPLGVVGVIGPWNYPLYTPMGSIGYALAAGNAVVFKPSELTPGTGVLLAGLFDAAVPRHAGLLGTVTGPASTGDALARSGVDKLAFTGSPGTARTVMAVCAATLTPFLAECGGKDAVIVTADADLAAAADAIVWGALSNAGQTCAGVERVYAVREVHAQLCERVVERAGALRPGGGAGAAYGPMTLPGQVAVVERHVSGAVSAGGRALLGGPGSVRAPYIAPVVLTDVPEDAAAMTEETFGPVVVINPVADVDEAVERANASRYALGAAVFCRGGRAGAAIAARLRAGAVSVNSVLGFAAVPALPFGGSQDSGFGRIHGEEGLRAFTSVQSTTVQRFTPPVALTSFGVPAATRERAVRLARALHRRR; from the coding sequence ATGACCGACACCACCCCGGCCGCCGCACCGCACGCCGCGGTCTTCACCACGTACTCCCCCGCGACCGGCGAGCCCATCGCCGAGCATCCGGTGCACGGGCCGGAGGCGGTCTCCCGTGCCACGGTCCGGGCCCGGACCGTCCAGGCAGGCTGGGCGGCGCTGCCCGCGGCCCGGCGCCGTGAGCACCTGCTGCGCTGGAAGAAGGCCCTGGCCACCGAACTGGACACCGTGGCCCGCACCATCGCCGAGGAGACCGGCAAGCCGGCCGGCGACGCGGCGCTGGAGGTCGTGCTCACGTTGGAGCACCTGGGATGGGCCGCCCGCAACGCGGACCGCGTGCTGCGCCGGCGCAAGGTGCGCACCGGACCGTTCGCCCTCCACCAGCGGGCCTCACTGGTGCACCGGCCGCTCGGCGTGGTCGGCGTCATCGGCCCCTGGAACTATCCCCTGTACACGCCGATGGGCTCCATCGGTTATGCCCTGGCGGCGGGGAACGCCGTGGTCTTCAAACCGTCCGAACTGACCCCGGGCACCGGGGTCCTGCTGGCCGGGCTCTTCGACGCCGCCGTGCCCCGGCACGCCGGGCTGCTCGGCACCGTCACCGGCCCGGCGTCCACCGGGGACGCCCTGGCCCGGTCCGGGGTCGACAAACTGGCCTTCACCGGATCGCCGGGGACCGCCCGCACGGTGATGGCGGTGTGCGCCGCGACCCTCACGCCGTTCCTCGCCGAGTGCGGCGGGAAGGACGCGGTGATCGTCACCGCGGACGCGGACCTGGCCGCGGCTGCCGACGCGATCGTGTGGGGCGCGCTGAGCAACGCCGGGCAGACCTGCGCCGGGGTGGAGCGCGTCTACGCGGTGCGGGAGGTCCACGCGCAGCTGTGCGAGCGGGTGGTCGAGCGGGCCGGGGCGCTGCGCCCCGGCGGCGGGGCGGGCGCAGCCTACGGTCCGATGACGCTGCCGGGCCAGGTCGCGGTCGTCGAACGGCACGTGAGCGGTGCGGTCTCGGCGGGGGGCCGGGCCCTGCTGGGCGGGCCCGGGTCGGTCCGCGCCCCGTACATCGCGCCGGTCGTGCTGACCGACGTCCCGGAGGACGCGGCGGCGATGACGGAGGAGACCTTCGGACCGGTCGTGGTGATCAACCCGGTGGCCGACGTGGACGAGGCGGTGGAGCGGGCCAACGCCTCGCGGTACGCCCTGGGGGCCGCGGTGTTCTGCCGCGGCGGGCGCGCCGGTGCGGCGATCGCGGCGCGGCTGCGCGCGGGAGCGGTGTCGGTGAACTCGGTGCTGGGCTTCGCGGCGGTGCCGGCGCTGCCGTTCGGCGGTTCGCAGGATTCCGGCTTCGGGCGGATCCACGGCGAGGAGGGGCTGCGCGCCTTCACCTCCGTCCAGTCGACGACGGTACAGCGGTTCACCCCGCCGGTCGCGCTGACCTCCTTCGGGGTTCCGGCCGCCACGCGGGAACGTGCGGTCCGGCTGGCCCGGGCGCTGCACCGGCGCCGGTGA
- a CDS encoding acyl-CoA dehydrogenase family protein produces the protein MGRRLTEEQADVVAAVRDFAKRECGAREQRDALTSGGREAHNPELYRRIAGLGRLGVCLPEEYAGSGGGYGYGYATEFDMERHLRAAVVSTVYGGTSEIQRDVIGKTYGLREGPDAAGCRPPTGNDGTRPRRGRQAAGKRRQTAVPPAGCRLPTADC, from the coding sequence ATGGGCCGTCGCCTCACCGAGGAGCAGGCCGATGTCGTCGCGGCCGTCCGGGATTTCGCCAAGCGGGAGTGCGGCGCCCGGGAGCAGCGCGACGCGCTGACCTCGGGCGGCCGCGAGGCCCACAACCCCGAGCTGTACCGCAGGATCGCCGGCCTCGGCCGGCTGGGGGTGTGCCTGCCCGAGGAGTACGCAGGCTCCGGCGGCGGCTATGGCTACGGCTACGCCACGGAGTTCGACATGGAGCGTCACCTGCGGGCCGCCGTGGTCTCCACGGTCTACGGCGGGACCAGCGAGATCCAGCGGGACGTCATCGGCAAAACCTACGGACTCCGAGAAGGCCCTGACGCTGCCGGGTGCCGTCCCCCGACCGGGAATGACGGCACCCGACCGCGTCGGGGACGGCAGGCGGCCGGGAAGAGACGGCAGACGGCCGTTCCCCCGGCCGGCTGTCGGCTGCCGACTGCTGACTGCTGA
- a CDS encoding TetR/AcrR family transcriptional regulator, translating to MAPASPSARSAATPGPATRPRNRRQLIVDAAGRVFSERGYHTASMEEVAAAVGITAAALYRHFPNKYALFAECADVMVDGLVAALDEVPAGAALTDVLTAVTRITVAHRASGGVYRWEARYLGREDRRRLAAKFGRLVGRVDEAVQREHPLPDGRLRATAALGAIGSVTMHRTSIAGRRAEELLLASALRVAASGPAADRPGARPVELPARPVPRTRREEILAASVPLFARNGFASVTNEQIAEAVGLTPSALYRHYPGKTDILAAACLQAAGLLAQGVERSLREVTGPHDAVVALAATYVAYSFEHTALNSVAEAELAGLPAGPRRPVVLAQRKHIAVWERQLRLARPELDPRQARVLVHAGFGVVVEAGRRLRWRDSPDRRETVTALVVAALGL from the coding sequence ATGGCTCCCGCCTCCCCGTCCGCCCGTTCGGCGGCGACCCCGGGCCCGGCGACGCGGCCCCGCAACCGCAGACAGCTCATCGTCGACGCGGCCGGGCGGGTCTTCAGCGAGCGCGGCTACCACACGGCCTCCATGGAGGAGGTCGCCGCCGCCGTGGGGATCACCGCGGCCGCCCTGTACCGGCACTTCCCGAACAAGTACGCGCTGTTCGCGGAGTGCGCCGACGTCATGGTGGACGGGCTGGTCGCCGCGCTCGACGAGGTGCCGGCCGGGGCGGCCCTGACGGACGTGCTCACCGCCGTCACCCGGATCACCGTCGCCCACCGCGCGTCGGGCGGCGTGTACCGGTGGGAGGCCCGGTACCTCGGCCGCGAGGACCGCCGGCGTCTCGCGGCGAAGTTCGGCCGCCTCGTCGGACGGGTCGACGAGGCGGTGCAGCGCGAGCATCCGCTGCCCGACGGGCGGCTGCGGGCCACGGCGGCCCTCGGCGCGATCGGGTCCGTCACGATGCATCGCACCTCCATCGCCGGGCGCCGGGCCGAGGAACTGCTGCTGGCGTCCGCGCTGCGCGTGGCCGCCAGCGGTCCCGCGGCGGACCGGCCGGGCGCGCGCCCCGTCGAGCTGCCCGCCCGGCCCGTGCCGCGTACGCGCCGCGAGGAGATCCTCGCGGCGTCCGTCCCGCTGTTCGCCAGGAACGGGTTCGCCAGCGTCACGAACGAGCAGATCGCGGAGGCCGTGGGCCTGACCCCGTCCGCGCTCTACCGCCATTACCCCGGCAAGACCGACATCCTGGCGGCGGCGTGCCTCCAGGCCGCGGGGCTGCTGGCGCAGGGTGTGGAGCGGAGTCTGCGCGAGGTGACCGGCCCGCACGACGCCGTCGTCGCGCTGGCGGCGACGTACGTGGCCTACAGCTTCGAGCACACCGCGCTCAACAGCGTCGCCGAGGCCGAGCTGGCGGGCCTGCCGGCCGGCCCGCGGCGGCCCGTGGTCCTCGCGCAGCGCAAGCACATCGCCGTCTGGGAACGGCAGTTGCGGCTGGCCCGCCCGGAACTGGACCCCCGCCAGGCCCGGGTGCTGGTGCACGCGGGGTTCGGCGTGGTGGTCGAGGCGGGACGCAGGCTCCGGTGGCGGGACAGCCCCGACCGGCGCGAGACGGTGACCGCTCTGGTCGTGGCCGCGCTGGGCCTCTGA
- a CDS encoding oxygenase MpaB family protein has protein sequence MENLSRRRLLSLGAALGLVGATNPAQAWASTGSVAEAAAGTGPQWIWDDVADPLMVSMLDGGHVPAINAAWASWVDNDDALPGGLPADFTAYLRQVNRLPSWADPVKLARAADFNRRRDTYLFMLYGLGGGIMSTVIPREAKSVYWSAGGADMQDRAAKTFTFGYDLSQLKAFEPTGQFVVTANKTRVVHAAVRHLLPQSPHWRAVADESVPISAADILVTFHSLGTFVYRKLLDWKIPFPAADQEAFLHAWQVAVHLLGVPYEHIPRTWAAAEKQAAQVLTPILTPSTEGIALAEDLLGLTAQIDLGVTRGFLNEFVRYVLNDEVGDWLGLKRDYASAALVRTAWPAFILFREGLSPVMPGTFYVFDQFVRALAMLFLNKGSSGSTTPITIPTGNRAG, from the coding sequence ATGGAGAATCTCAGCAGACGAAGGCTTCTGTCCCTCGGCGCCGCACTCGGCCTCGTGGGTGCGACGAACCCCGCCCAAGCATGGGCGTCGACCGGTTCGGTGGCCGAAGCCGCCGCGGGCACCGGTCCGCAGTGGATCTGGGACGACGTGGCGGACCCGCTGATGGTCTCGATGCTCGACGGCGGCCACGTCCCGGCGATCAACGCCGCGTGGGCGTCGTGGGTGGACAACGACGACGCGCTGCCCGGCGGCCTGCCGGCCGACTTCACCGCGTACCTGCGGCAGGTCAACCGGCTGCCGTCCTGGGCCGATCCCGTCAAACTGGCCCGCGCCGCCGACTTCAACCGGCGCAGGGACACGTACCTCTTCATGCTGTACGGCCTGGGCGGCGGCATCATGAGCACCGTGATCCCGCGCGAGGCCAAGAGCGTCTACTGGTCCGCGGGCGGCGCCGACATGCAGGACCGCGCGGCGAAGACGTTCACGTTCGGCTACGACCTGTCCCAGCTGAAGGCCTTCGAGCCGACGGGGCAGTTCGTCGTCACCGCCAACAAGACGCGCGTGGTGCACGCCGCGGTGCGGCACCTGCTGCCGCAGTCGCCGCACTGGCGTGCCGTGGCCGACGAGAGCGTCCCGATCAGCGCCGCCGACATCCTGGTCACCTTCCACAGCCTGGGCACCTTCGTGTACCGGAAGCTGCTCGACTGGAAGATCCCGTTCCCGGCCGCGGACCAGGAGGCGTTCCTGCACGCGTGGCAGGTCGCCGTCCACCTGCTCGGTGTGCCGTACGAGCACATCCCGCGGACGTGGGCGGCCGCCGAGAAGCAGGCGGCACAGGTGCTCACCCCGATCCTCACCCCGTCGACCGAGGGCATCGCACTGGCCGAGGACCTGCTCGGCCTGACCGCGCAGATCGACCTCGGTGTCACCCGCGGGTTCCTGAACGAGTTCGTGCGCTACGTCCTCAACGACGAGGTGGGGGACTGGCTGGGGCTGAAGCGCGACTACGCGTCGGCGGCCCTGGTCCGCACCGCCTGGCCGGCGTTCATCCTGTTCCGTGAAGGGCTGTCGCCCGTCATGCCGGGCACCTTCTACGTGTTCGACCAGTTCGTACGGGCCCTGGCCATGCTGTTCCTCAACAAGGGGTCCTCCGGGAGCACCACGCCCATCACCATTCCCACGGGGAACAGAGCGGGTTGA